A genomic segment from Aspergillus puulaauensis MK2 DNA, chromosome 1, nearly complete sequence encodes:
- a CDS encoding aromatic alcohol reductase (COG:S;~EggNog:ENOG410PNDP;~InterPro:IPR036291,IPR008030;~PFAM:PF05368;~antiSMASH:Cluster_1.1) → MAPTSKILVLGAGELGTPVLLALAQHPNIIKSGSNNISVSVLLRPSTITSPSPEKAKELQRLRDNNISFVPGDIASDSTQALSSIFRQFDTVISCTGFAAGPGTQRKLTRAVLEAGVARYIPWQFGVDYDTIGRGSGQDLFDEQLDVRDALRSQSSTKWAIISTGMFTSFLFEPSSGIVDLGNGVVTALGGLGNRVTVTAPDDIGRVTAEVVLGDYGEALQDKPVYVAGDTLSYGRLAEIVEGVTGRKVERRVRTVEAARGDLVKDADNALYKYQIVFGEGKGVAWDVEETWNHKHGIRLQTAEEWARENLL, encoded by the coding sequence aTGGCTCCAACCAGCAAAATCCTCGTCCTAGGCGCTGGCGAGCTGGGAACACCTGtgctcctcgccctcgcccaaCACCCGAATATCATCAAGAGCGGCAGCAATAATATATCGGTATCtgtcctcctccgcccatcAACAATTACCTCTCCAAGTCCCGAAAAGGCGAAAGAACTGCAGAGACTCCGCGATAACAATATCTCCTTCGTACCGGGCGATATCGCCTCAGATTCCACCCAAGCCTTGTCGTCTATTTTCAGACAATTCGACACGGTAATCAGCTGTACGGGTTTCGCTGCTGGACCGGGAACACAGCGTAAACTCACCCGTGCTGTCCTTGAGGCGGGGGTAGCAAGGTATATCCCCTGGCAATTCGGGGTCGATTATGACACTATCGGCCGTGGCTCGGGGCAGGATCTATTCGACGAACAACTGGACGTGCGCGATGCACTAAGAAGCCAGAGTTCCACGAAGTGGGCGATTATCTCGACGGGCATGTTTACGAGTTTTCTGTTCGAGCCTAGTTCTGGGATTGTGGATCTTGGGAACGGGGTTGTTACAGCGCTTGGGGGGTTGGGGAATCGGGTTACTGTTACTGCGCCGGATGATATTGGGAGGGTTACGGCGGAGGTTGTTCTTGGGGATTATGGGGAGGCCTTGCAGGATAAGCCTGTTTATGTTGCTGGGGATACATTGAGTTATGGCCGGTTGGCGGAGATTGTGGAGGGCGTTACGGGGAGAAAGgttgagaggagggtgaggactGTTGAAGCTGCAAGGGGGGATTTGGTCAAGGACGCTGACAATGCGTTGTACAAGTATCAGATTGTGTTTGGAGAGGGAAAGGGCGTTGCGTGGGACGTGGAAGAGACATGGAATCACAAGCATGGAATTCGACTTCAAACGGCCGAGGAGTGGGCGAGAGAGAATCTGCTTTGA